The genomic interval ACGAACTGGCCCGTTTCGTGGTTTTTATTTCGGAGCTTCAAACTGTTTCCGGTCAGGTATTCAATGTGGATTCAAGAATAATATGAGAGATATTCCGTCGGTTACCGGAATGGGCGCGGTGACGCCTCTGGGCGTCGGTGTGTCGGCCGGATGGCGTGCCCTTGTCCGCGGCGATTCGGCAGTATCGCGCGGTTGTAATGGTTATCCGGAAGCAAGGCCTCCCGATGGTTTCAGGGGGGAAGACAGGGCTTACGATATGTTGCTTGCCGCCGTGGACGAGGCGCTCGGCGCGGCAAAAATTCCGCGAGAGAGAAAAGTATGTTTTGTGCTGAGTCAGTCGAAGCCGGGCGCGGGGATTTTTACGGATTTTTTTCCGAACATAATGGGCGCCTGCGGCGCTCGCGCGGCGTCGAATTTTGATTTTGCCTCAAAAACCGTCAAGAGCGCGGTAGCCGCCTGCGCCGGCGGAATACAGTCGATATTTTGCGCGATTTCGGCTCTGGACAGCGGACAGTACGACGCGGTCGTGGTCGGCGCGGCGGAGGCGTCCATAGAACCGCTGTACGCGGGTGCTTTCGGCAATATGGGAGTTTTGGCGCGCGAACGCGTAAGGCCGTTTGACGAAAGGCGCGAAGGTTTTGCGCTCGGCGAGGGAGCGGCGGCTATTGTAATCGAAAGAAAGAGCGCCGCCAATGCCCGCGGCGCCGCGGTTATTGCTGAAATATCGGGCATAAGCGTGTTGTCGTCGTCGGATACTCTTAATATAGGCAGGGACTCCGGCACGGTAACGCGGGCCATCAGGGCAGCCGCCGGCGAGCACATCGACCGGATAGATTATATAAACGCGCATGGTACGGCCACGCGGCAAAACGATCCGGCCGAAGCGCGCGCCATAGCGGATGCTTTCGGCGAACGCGCGCGCAAGATTGCCATATCGTCGACGAAAGCGGCCACCGGACATATGCTCGGAGCCGGCGGAATGGCCGAGTTCATATTTTCGATTTTGGCTATGGTCGAAGGTCTGGCGCCTTCGACGCTGAATTTGGAAACGCCTATTGCCGACCTTGATTTTGTTGCGGGTACGACTGCCCGCGCCGCAAGGATCCGCAGGGCGATGTCTCTCTCCTACGGCTTCGGCTCGCAGATAGGGGCCGTTGTCTGCGCGAAACCCGGCTTATGAGCAAACTTGATTTTATCGACGAAGAACTTCGCCGTCTGGAAAGCGCCGCGCTGTTGCGGCGGATGCGACGCGCGGCCCCGTCCCGTCCCGCTTTGCGGGACGGGACGGGGCCCGGCCGCCTCAATCTGGACGGTCGGGAGGTCGTCAATTTCGCGTCGAACGACTATCTGGGGCTCTCGACGGCCCCCGCAGTAACGGCGGCGGCCGGGTCCGCCGCCGCGTCCCGCGGCGGCGGCGGCGCGTCCTCGCGGCTGCTATCAGGCAACTCCGACGTCCACGAAGAACTCGAGCGGCGTCTCTCAGCGTTCAAAAGCGCCGAAGCCGCGATGGTCTTTCCGTCGGGCTATCAGACCAACCTATCGGTAATATCCGCCCTTGCCGGCGACGGCGACTGCGTGCTGCTCGACCGCCTCAACCACGCCTCGCTTGTCGACGGCGCGCGGCTTTCCGGCGCGCGCGTGGCGGTTTACCGTCACGCCGACCCCGACGACCTTGAGCGCGCGCTGAAAATAATTTCGCGCCATCGCCGACGGTTGATAGTCACCGACGCGCTGTTTTCAATGGACGGCGATCTTGCTCCTCTCGGCGACATCGCTTTCCTTGCCGAAAAATACGGAGCCATCCTGATGATCGACGAAGCGCACTCTACCGGTATATTCGGCCTCCGCGCCGCCGGCGCCGCCGAGCATTTCGGCGTAGAAGACAAAATCGACGTGAAGATGGGAACACTCTCCAAGGCCCTCGGAGCGCAGGGCGGGTTCGTCTGCGTATCGTCTCCGCTGCGCGAATATCTGGTAAACAAAGCGCGCGGGTTCATATATACGACCGCGCTCTCGCCGGTGGTTTGCGCCGCCGCTATGGCGTCTCTGGGTATCGTCGAGAAAAATCCCGGGGCCGGTCGCGCGCTGCTGGAACGCGCCGCGAAACTCCGCGCGGAAATAAAACGTATCGGATTCGACACCGGAAAATCCGTATCGCAGATAATTCCCGTTATCGTCGGAGACAGCGCCCGCGCCGTTGCGCTTTCGAGTTTGCTTTTCAAAAAGGGTTTTTACGCTCCCGCGGTCAGATATCCCACTGTTTCAAAAAAGTCGGCGCGCCTGAGAATATCCGTAACCATTGCCCACTCCGACGAAGACATAGCGCGATTTGTCGAGGCGCTTAAATTATGCGCATAAAAAAAATTGCGGCGGTACGCGGTATTTTTGTGACGGGGACCGATACCGGCGCGGGAAAGACATATGTGTCCTGTCTTATAGCGTCGGCAGTCGCGGCGGGCCGGCGTGTTTCCGTTTTTAAGCCGTATCTGAGCGGCTCCCGCGCCGACGCGCGGAAGCTTCTTGCGGCTTCCGGCTCGTCACAGCGAATCGACGAAGTCAATCCGTATTTTTTTAAGGCGCCGCTGGCTCCGTTTGTGGCCGCGCGACTCGAAAAAAAACGCATTTCCGTCGCGCATACCGTCGAAACTTTTAAAAAAGCGTGTCGTGCCGCCGATTTCGTTATAGTGGAAGGCGCAGGCGGACTCTTTGTTCCGGTTGCCGGCGGATTTCATATTATAGATTTGATAAAAAAACTGCGACTGCCCGCCGTGCTCGTATCCCGCGCCGGTCTCGGGGCCATAAATCACACCTTGCTGAGCGTCGAAGCGTTGTCCCGACGAAAAATCAGGACGGCCGCCGTCGTCATAAATAACTACACCGGCCGCGGAGCCGCGCAAAAAACCAATCCTGCCGTTATCCGGAAATACGTTAGCGCGCCCGTCTTCGTCGTAAAAAAAGACGCGTGCCGCGCGCCGAAAGGACTTTTGAAATGCATTTTGAAAAAAGTATGAAGACCCCGTCGATATCCGCGCTCGACAAAAAATACGTCTGGCATCCGTTTACGCAGATGGCCGACTGGGCAAAAGAAGACAATCTCGTAATTGAATCGGGCCGCGGAATTTATTTGAAGGATACGAACGGGAAAGAATACATCGACGGAGTGTCCTCATTGTGGGTCAACGTGCACGGCCATCGCAAGTCCGCCATAGACAACGCCATAAAAAAGCAGCTCGGGAAAATCGCTCACTCGACGTATCTCGGCCTGGCGCACGCGCCCGGCGCTCTTCTGGCGGAGCGGCTGATTCGCCTTGCTCCGCGCGGTCTTGAGCGGGTATTCTATTCTGATTCGGGATCGACCGCCGTCGAGATAGCTTTAAAAATGGCTTTCCGGTACTGGCGGCAGAAAAAAAATCCTTCGCGCGGCAAGACCATGTTTCTGTCTCTGAAAAACGCCTATCACGGCGATACCATCGGTTCGGTTTCCGTCGGGGGGATGGATCTTTTTGGCGAGAAGTTCCGGCCGCTGCTTTTTAAGACATTATTCGCGCCGTCGTCTTACTGCTATCGTTGTCCGCACAGAACAAAAACTTCCGCCGCGGCTCCGCGCGTCTCCCGAAAGACCCGCGCCGGCGGCTTCCGGATTCATTGTATATCCGTCGGATGCAAGGGGGAATGTTTGAAAGCCGCCGAAGATATTTTCAAAAAACATTCCCGTCGCATAGCCGCGGCCGTCGCGGAACCCATGATACAGGGCGCCGCCGGGATGCTGACTATGCCGCCGGGCTATTTTAAGGCCTTCGCGGATCTCTGCCGGCGATACGGAACGCTTCTTATTGCCGACGAAGTCGCAACCGGCTTTGGCCGCACCGGCAAGATGTTCGCCTGCGAAATAGAAAACGTGCGCCCCGACATTATGTGTGTAGCCAAGGGAATAACCGGAGGATATTTGCCGTTGGCGGCTACGCTGGTCTCTGAAAAAATCCATCGGGCATTTCTGGGACGCTACGAAGATTTCAGAACTTTTTTCCACGGCCACACATATACCGCCAATCCCCTTGCCTGCGCGGCGGCCATTGCGAACCTTGAAATATTCAAAAAAGAAAAAACTATCGGGAAGTTGCCGGCAAAAATAGCCGCGCTTTCCGCCGCGCTGCAAAAACTCTCGTCGGAAAACTCTTTCGTCGGCGATACGAGACAGCTGGGTCTTATGGCGGGAATAGAAATCGTAAAAGACAAAAAAACGGGGAGAATGTTCGCCGTCGAAGAAAAAACGGCGATAAAAATCTGTCGCCGCGCGCGTGATTACGGCGTGATACTTCGACCGCTGGGCAACGTTATCGTGATAATGCCGCCCCTGTCGGTTACCGTCGGCCAGATAGAAAAAATAATAAACGCCGTTGGAAAATCAATAAGAGACGTTCTGCCGTAAGCAGCTGTAAAAATTAGCAAAGTATGTCATTCCCGAACGTTTTTATCGGGAATCTACCCAAAATGTCATTCCCGAATGTCGTTATCGGGAATCTACTATAACCTTAAATTCTGGATTCCCGTTTGCACGGGAATGACGCTTGGGTGCGGCTTTCCACTGGAGTTTACCCCGCACCAAATTGGCGCGGCGCGGGAATGACAAAGAGAAATAAAAAAAATCAAACCTTCCGCGCCGTAAACCGGTTTTTGAATTCCTCTATATCTTTTTTCTGCGTCTCGAATCCTGCGCGTCCCATCAGTCCGTAGGTCAGTTGTTTACCCAGCTCCACCCCCGGCTGGTCGAAGGCGTTAATGTCGAAAAGTTCGCCGGCATACGCGGTGGCAAGTTCCAGCATATAAAGCAACCCGCCGATATTTTCCTCGTCTATCGTCGGAATATCGATAGTCATATTGGCGCGCTGTTCCTTCGCCAGCGCGGTTCTGGTTGCGTCTTCCTCGCATTTTATCAGTTCACCAAGAGAGCGTCCTTCCAGATAATGAGAATATCCTACTTTGGGTATGGGCGCGGATTTTCTGAATTTCCCCGCCGATAAAAACACCACCACTTTGTCGTAAGGCCCCTCGATGTAAAGCTGAACCTGCGAATGCTGGTCGGTGGCGCCCAGAGCTTTAACGGGAGTGGGGCCCACATTTATTGTTTTACCGGCGGTGTCGGATTTTTTTCCGAGAGATTCGGCCCACAACTGCCTGAACCAGTCGGCAACGGGATAAAGCGCGTTGGAATAGGGCATCATCACGCAGATTCGTTTGCCTTTAAGATAAAGAAGATAGTTCAGCGCCGCAAAAACCGCGGCCGGGTCTTCGAGCGGATTCGCCGCGGCCGAACATTTTTGATCCATCGCCTTTGCGCCCGAAAGAATTTTGTCGATTTTTATTCCCGCCGCCGCGGCCGATATAAGCCCCACCGGAGAAAGCGCGGAAAATCTTCCGCCGACGTTCGCGGGAATATCGAAACTCTCTATGCCTTCCGTGGAGGCCAATTCTCTTAAGAAGCCCTTTTGAGAGTCGGTGGTGAAAACCAGATGATCGCGGTATTTTTTGCCCGCTTTGTTTTCGAGGATTTTTTTGAAGAAGAAAAAATTGGCAAGACCTTCGGCCGTTGTGCCGGATTTCGATATGACATTGAAAACCGTTTTTTTGAAATCAATAGTTTCAGCCAATCCCTTGACCAGTTCCGGATCCACGTTGTCCGGCACAAAAATCCGCATCCATCCGCCGCGGGATTTTTTATCAAGAAGATTCCAGAACGGATGGCGCAGCGCGCCCTGCAGTGCGATGTTTCCCAGCGCCGACCCGCCGATTCCGACCACCACGAAGTTGTCGAAGCGTTTCTTCAGCTTCGAGGCGAGACGCTTTATTTTAGCGGCGTCTTCGGTTTTATAAGGCAGTTCCATAAAACCGAGTTTTCCGGCGGCTTTTTTTGCGCCGACGGCTTTTTTGGCCGCGCTCAGACGGTCCTTCAGCGCAAGCAGTTCTTCGGCGGTTACGCCGTGTTCTCCGACTACGTCCGACATTGAATAGGTATAATTAAGTTTAACGTCCATAATTTTTCTCCTTGTTTTCACCCTTCGCTTTTGTCACCCTGAGTGAAACGAAGGGTCTCGCTTCGGCTCAAGATAAACTCCGCGAAGAATCTCGTCTTTCGACGACAAGATAGACCCTTCGCGGAGTTTATCCTGAGGCATTACGAGATTCTTCGCTTCGCTCAGAATGACGCTCGCCGAAGGGCTCAGAATGACAAATACGGGGGTTTTCAACGGCCTCACCTTACTTTTTTTGCCGCTTCGACGTATTGTTCCCAGCTCGACACGGGTACGACGAGTTTTTGCCTGGGATATATTACGCGGGGATTTTTGACGGAGGATTTATTGGCCAGATAAATATAGCGCCACTTCCGGCCGTCGGCAAAATGCCGGCGCATTGAGGCGATGTCCCACAAAGTATCGCCATGGCGGACTATGTAAATCCTGTCCGAAAACGCCGCCTCTTTTATCTCTTTTATCGACTGATGAGCCAACTCCCACGCCTTGTTCGCGTCGCCCTCGGCGAGGGTTTCCTTGGCGATACGGAGGGTGACCTGTCCTTTGGATGCGTTAAGATTTTCGCGCCGCGCGATTTTAAGATATTCTCCGGCCACGGCGACGGCCTCCCGCGCCAGGGCAGCTTTCCGCACGAGGTTTTCCGCTTCAAGTTCGCGCTTGCGCGCGTCAATTTCCGCGCGGGACTTTTCTTCTCTGCGCGCCCGCTCCAATTCCGCGCGGGCTTTGGAGATTTCAACTTGCTTCGTGTATTCTTTCCAGCCGAAAAAGCCGGCCAGCGCCACGATAAGAAGTATCAAATGGAGTTTGGTTATTTTCAACGAATCCTCCCTCTGTTCACAAGTAAACCCTGTAATCTATATCGGGAAAAATATTGTCCCTGCGTTCCAATTCCGTCACATACTCGCGGTCAAGCCGGCCGGTTCGGACATGTTCGTAAAGTTTGGTAAACCGCCGCAGATGGTCGGTGGTGCGCTTGCGGGCGTATTCCACCATGGTGCCGGTCGTCATTATAAAAGCCCAGTCGCTGGACTGCGCCAGCATCAATTCTCTGGCCATTTGGTTGAGCGCCCTCCGCGCGTCGAGGCGAGCCGAGGGATTGTCCCGCGCGATTTTTGTCATTCTTTCTTCCGCCTTGTGAAGATGACGGTAAATCCAGTCGTTTGAGCCGTTGAGCCACACTTCAAAGTAGCCCTTGTCGCCCCAGGATGACGCCGCCGGACTTGATATTTGATTCTTCGGAAAGCGCGACAGATACTCCGACGGAGTGATGCACTTTACGATGTTCTGGTCGTAATGAATTTTTCTGAAAAGATAGTCCAGGAACAACGGCCCCTCGAACCACCAGTGACCGAAGAGTTCGGCGTCGAAAGGGGAAACCACCACGGGCGGACGGTCCATTATACTTGAGAGATATTCCGCCTGTTTAGTTCTGTTAAACAGAAAATTTCCGGCGTGCGACGCGGCCGTCGCCGATGCCTTTGCCGGGTCGTAAGGCATTTTCGCGTCGAGAGAAACCTTACCCGTAACGCGGTAATATTTAAGCCCTACATTCCGGCGCACTCCATCGTCGTGAAGGTATGGTTTTATGTAATCGTAAGGCAGATCGTATCCGACGTCGCGGTAGAATTCCCTGTAAGACGGGTCGCCAGGATAGCCGGCGTCGGCGCT from Elusimicrobia bacterium HGW-Elusimicrobia-1 carries:
- a CDS encoding glucose-6-phosphate isomerase (catalyzes the formation of D-fructose 6-phosphate from D-glucose 6-phosphate), producing MDVKLNYTYSMSDVVGEHGVTAEELLALKDRLSAAKKAVGAKKAAGKLGFMELPYKTEDAAKIKRLASKLKKRFDNFVVVGIGGSALGNIALQGALRHPFWNLLDKKSRGGWMRIFVPDNVDPELVKGLAETIDFKKTVFNVISKSGTTAEGLANFFFFKKILENKAGKKYRDHLVFTTDSQKGFLRELASTEGIESFDIPANVGGRFSALSPVGLISAAAAGIKIDKILSGAKAMDQKCSAAANPLEDPAAVFAALNYLLYLKGKRICVMMPYSNALYPVADWFRQLWAESLGKKSDTAGKTINVGPTPVKALGATDQHSQVQLYIEGPYDKVVVFLSAGKFRKSAPIPKVGYSHYLEGRSLGELIKCEEDATRTALAKEQRANMTIDIPTIDEENIGGLLYMLELATAYAGELFDINAFDQPGVELGKQLTYGLMGRAGFETQKKDIEEFKNRFTARKV
- a CDS encoding DUF1957 domain-containing protein; the protein is MPKGYWCPVLHAHLPYVRHPEYPDFLEEDWFYEGLTETYLPLLSIFERLVSEKIHFRVTMTITPSLAGMMSDELLMTRYGARIAKLAELADKEVERTKNRREFNRSAILYKNILADCRRLLDKYDGRILAGFRKLQDSGHIEIITCCATHGFLPLMTHRAAAIAQIRAAKKDYRRHFGRNPRGIWLAECAYSPGIEEILRQEGIRFFFLEAHGILYAEPRPRYGIFAPLYTPSGVACFGRDQETAHQVWSADAGYPGDPSYREFYRDVGYDLPYDYIKPYLHDDGVRRNVGLKYYRVTGKVSLDAKMPYDPAKASATAASHAGNFLFNRTKQAEYLSSIMDRPPVVVSPFDAELFGHWWFEGPLFLDYLFRKIHYDQNIVKCITPSEYLSRFPKNQISSPAASSWGDKGYFEVWLNGSNDWIYRHLHKAEERMTKIARDNPSARLDARRALNQMARELMLAQSSDWAFIMTTGTMVEYARKRTTDHLRRFTKLYEHVRTGRLDREYVTELERRDNIFPDIDYRVYL
- the bioF gene encoding 8-amino-7-oxononanoate synthase, producing the protein MSKLDFIDEELRRLESAALLRRMRRAAPSRPALRDGTGPGRLNLDGREVVNFASNDYLGLSTAPAVTAAAGSAAASRGGGGASSRLLSGNSDVHEELERRLSAFKSAEAAMVFPSGYQTNLSVISALAGDGDCVLLDRLNHASLVDGARLSGARVAVYRHADPDDLERALKIISRHRRRLIVTDALFSMDGDLAPLGDIAFLAEKYGAILMIDEAHSTGIFGLRAAGAAEHFGVEDKIDVKMGTLSKALGAQGGFVCVSSPLREYLVNKARGFIYTTALSPVVCAAAMASLGIVEKNPGAGRALLERAAKLRAEIKRIGFDTGKSVSQIIPVIVGDSARAVALSSLLFKKGFYAPAVRYPTVSKKSARLRISVTIAHSDEDIARFVEALKLCA
- the bioD gene encoding dethiobiotin synthase, whose translation is MRIKKIAAVRGIFVTGTDTGAGKTYVSCLIASAVAAGRRVSVFKPYLSGSRADARKLLAASGSSQRIDEVNPYFFKAPLAPFVAARLEKKRISVAHTVETFKKACRAADFVIVEGAGGLFVPVAGGFHIIDLIKKLRLPAVLVSRAGLGAINHTLLSVEALSRRKIRTAAVVINNYTGRGAAQKTNPAVIRKYVSAPVFVVKKDACRAPKGLLKCILKKV
- the bioA gene encoding adenosylmethionine--8-amino-7-oxononanoate transaminase, producing the protein MHFEKSMKTPSISALDKKYVWHPFTQMADWAKEDNLVIESGRGIYLKDTNGKEYIDGVSSLWVNVHGHRKSAIDNAIKKQLGKIAHSTYLGLAHAPGALLAERLIRLAPRGLERVFYSDSGSTAVEIALKMAFRYWRQKKNPSRGKTMFLSLKNAYHGDTIGSVSVGGMDLFGEKFRPLLFKTLFAPSSYCYRCPHRTKTSAAAPRVSRKTRAGGFRIHCISVGCKGECLKAAEDIFKKHSRRIAAAVAEPMIQGAAGMLTMPPGYFKAFADLCRRYGTLLIADEVATGFGRTGKMFACEIENVRPDIMCVAKGITGGYLPLAATLVSEKIHRAFLGRYEDFRTFFHGHTYTANPLACAAAIANLEIFKKEKTIGKLPAKIAALSAALQKLSSENSFVGDTRQLGLMAGIEIVKDKKTGRMFAVEEKTAIKICRRARDYGVILRPLGNVIVIMPPLSVTVGQIEKIINAVGKSIRDVLP